The Streptomyces tendae genome has a window encoding:
- the aceE gene encoding pyruvate dehydrogenase (acetyl-transferring), homodimeric type: MASASDRNPIIIGGLPSQVPDFDPEETQEWLDSLDAAVDERGRERARYLMLRLIERARAKRVAVPEMRSTDYVNTIPTRAEPFFPGNEEIERKILNATRWNAAVMVSRAQRPGIGVGGHIATFASSASLYDVGFNHFFRGKDEGDGGDQVFFQGHASPGIYARAYLLDRLSEQHLDGFRQEKSKAPYALSSYPHPRSMPDFWEFPTVSMGLGPIGAIYQARMNRYMHARDIADTSKSHVWAFLGDGEMDEPESLGQLTIAAREGLDNLTFVVNCNLQRLDGPVRGNGKIIQELESVFRGAGWNVIKLVWDRTWDPLLAQDRDGVLVNKMNTTPDGQFQTYATESGAYIRDHFFGDDHRLRAMVEGMTDDQILHLGRGGHDHRKIYAAYKAALEHKGQPTVILAKTIKGWTLGPNFEGRNATHQMKKLTVEDLKHFRDRLHLPISDKDLESGPPPYYHPGPDTEEMQYMHDRRRTLGGYVPTRVVRSRPLALPDDKTYATVKKGSGQQSIATTMAFVRLLKDLMRDKEIGRRFVLIAPDEYRTFGMDSFFPSAKIYNPLGQQYESVDRELLLAYKEAPNGQMLHDGISEAGCTASLIAAGSAYATHGEPLIPVYVFYSMFGFQRTGDQFWQMADQLSRGFVLGATAGRTTLTGEGLQHADGHSQLLASTNPACVAYDPAFGYEIAHIVQDGLRRMYGSSGEHPHGEDVFYYLTVYNEPIQHPAEPENVDAEGIVKGLYRFSEGPAGSLPAQILASGVAMPWAVEAQKILAEEWNVKADVWSATSWNELRREAVDCERHNLLHPEEEQRTPYVTRKLASARGPVVAVSDWMRSVPDQIARWVPGTYQSLGADGFGFADTRGAARRFFHIDAQSIVLAVLTELAREGHLDRSVLKQAIDRYQLLDVSAADPGAAGGDA; the protein is encoded by the coding sequence GTGGCTTCCGCATCCGATCGCAACCCGATCATCATTGGCGGCCTCCCGAGTCAGGTTCCTGACTTCGATCCCGAGGAAACCCAGGAGTGGCTCGACTCCCTCGACGCCGCGGTCGACGAGCGCGGCCGGGAGCGGGCCCGTTATCTGATGCTGCGGCTGATCGAGCGGGCCCGCGCCAAGCGCGTCGCCGTGCCCGAGATGCGCAGCACGGACTACGTGAACACGATCCCCACCCGGGCCGAGCCGTTCTTCCCGGGCAACGAGGAGATCGAACGCAAGATCCTCAACGCGACCCGCTGGAACGCGGCCGTGATGGTCTCGCGCGCCCAGCGCCCGGGCATCGGGGTGGGCGGCCACATCGCCACGTTCGCGTCCTCCGCCTCGCTGTACGACGTGGGCTTCAACCACTTCTTCCGCGGCAAGGACGAGGGCGACGGCGGCGACCAGGTCTTCTTCCAGGGGCACGCCTCGCCGGGCATCTACGCCCGCGCGTACCTGCTGGACCGGCTGAGCGAGCAGCACCTCGACGGGTTCCGCCAGGAGAAGTCGAAGGCGCCGTACGCGCTGTCGTCGTACCCGCACCCGCGGTCGATGCCGGACTTCTGGGAGTTCCCGACGGTGTCGATGGGCCTCGGCCCGATCGGTGCCATCTACCAGGCCCGGATGAACCGCTACATGCACGCCCGCGACATCGCGGACACCTCGAAGTCGCACGTGTGGGCGTTCCTCGGCGACGGCGAGATGGACGAGCCGGAGTCGCTGGGCCAGCTGACCATCGCCGCGCGCGAGGGCCTGGACAACCTGACCTTCGTCGTCAACTGCAACCTCCAGCGGCTCGACGGCCCGGTGCGCGGTAACGGCAAGATCATCCAGGAGCTGGAGTCGGTCTTCCGGGGCGCCGGCTGGAACGTGATCAAGCTGGTCTGGGACCGCACCTGGGACCCGCTGCTGGCCCAGGACCGCGACGGCGTGCTGGTCAACAAGATGAACACCACGCCCGACGGCCAGTTCCAGACCTACGCCACCGAGTCCGGCGCGTACATCCGCGACCACTTCTTCGGTGACGACCACCGGCTGCGCGCCATGGTCGAGGGCATGACCGACGACCAGATCCTGCACCTGGGGCGCGGCGGCCACGACCACCGCAAGATCTACGCGGCCTACAAGGCGGCCCTGGAGCACAAGGGCCAGCCGACGGTGATCCTGGCGAAGACGATCAAGGGCTGGACGCTGGGCCCGAACTTCGAGGGCCGCAACGCCACGCACCAGATGAAGAAGCTGACGGTCGAGGACCTGAAGCACTTCCGGGACCGGCTGCACCTGCCGATCTCCGACAAGGACCTGGAGTCCGGTCCGCCGCCCTACTACCACCCGGGGCCGGACACCGAGGAGATGCAGTACATGCACGACCGCCGCCGGACCCTCGGCGGGTACGTGCCGACGCGGGTGGTGCGGTCCAGGCCGCTCGCCCTGCCGGACGACAAGACGTACGCGACCGTGAAGAAGGGCTCCGGCCAGCAGTCCATCGCGACGACCATGGCCTTCGTCCGGCTCCTCAAGGACCTCATGCGGGACAAGGAGATCGGCCGGCGGTTCGTGCTGATCGCGCCGGACGAATACCGCACGTTCGGCATGGACTCGTTCTTCCCGAGCGCGAAGATCTACAACCCGCTCGGCCAGCAGTACGAGTCCGTGGACCGGGAGCTGCTGCTCGCGTACAAGGAGGCACCCAACGGGCAGATGCTGCACGACGGCATCTCCGAGGCCGGCTGCACCGCCTCGCTGATCGCGGCCGGCTCGGCCTACGCCACGCACGGCGAGCCGCTCATCCCGGTGTACGTCTTCTACTCGATGTTCGGATTCCAGCGCACCGGCGACCAGTTCTGGCAGATGGCCGACCAGCTGTCCCGGGGCTTCGTCCTCGGCGCCACCGCGGGGCGGACCACACTGACCGGTGAGGGGCTGCAGCACGCCGACGGTCATTCGCAGCTGCTCGCCTCGACCAACCCGGCGTGCGTCGCCTACGACCCGGCGTTCGGCTACGAGATCGCGCACATCGTGCAGGACGGGCTGCGCCGGATGTACGGCTCCTCCGGCGAACACCCGCACGGCGAGGACGTCTTCTACTACCTCACCGTGTACAACGAGCCGATCCAGCACCCGGCGGAGCCGGAGAACGTGGACGCCGAGGGCATCGTCAAGGGGCTGTACCGCTTCAGCGAGGGCCCGGCGGGCTCGCTCCCGGCGCAGATCCTGGCCTCCGGCGTCGCGATGCCGTGGGCGGTCGAGGCGCAGAAGATCCTCGCCGAGGAGTGGAACGTCAAGGCGGACGTCTGGTCGGCGACCTCCTGGAACGAGCTGCGGCGCGAGGCCGTGGACTGCGAGCGGCACAACCTGCTGCACCCGGAGGAGGAGCAGCGCACCCCGTACGTGACGCGCAAGCTGGCCTCGGCGCGGGGGCCGGTGGTGGCGGTGTCCGACTGGATGCGGTCGGTGCCGGACCAGATCGCGCGCTGGGTGCCGGGGACGTACCAGTCGCTGGGCGCGGACGGCTTCGGCTTCGCGGACACCCGCGGGGCGGCCCGGCGGTTCTTCCACATCGACGCGCAGTCGATCGTGCTGGCGGTGCTGACCGAGCTGGCCCGCGAGGGGCACCTCGACCGCTCGGTGCTGAAGCAGGCGATCGACCGGTACCAGCTGCTGGACGTGTCGGCCGCGGACCCGGGCGCGGCGGGCGGCGACGCGTAG
- a CDS encoding TerD family protein, which produces MTHAMLKGSNVPLEATTVRAVLRWSPGQGVPDVDASALLLGLDGRVRSDEDFVFYNQPRHPSGKVWRLGKKRVAEGLTDTIQTDLAGVESGVGRILLVASADGVTFDRVQALRILLYDARTSDGEALAYFDVKPETGRETALICGELYRRGEGWKFRALGEGYSNGLKGLATDFGISVDESEAAEGPDADRPATPEPPAQAPEGVSPDALTQPQAPVAAAPEVSRPLPPEQPPVGVPAQPAYGYPPQQPPATQPAYGYPHPAGRPAYGYPEPATAAAPAAPTGYGFPPPASGAPDPDFRLPPQGPQFLGR; this is translated from the coding sequence ATGACGCACGCGATGCTGAAGGGGTCGAACGTTCCTCTCGAGGCCACCACGGTACGCGCCGTGCTGCGCTGGTCGCCCGGGCAGGGGGTGCCGGACGTGGACGCCTCCGCGCTGCTCCTCGGTCTCGACGGCCGTGTGCGCTCCGACGAGGACTTCGTCTTCTACAACCAGCCCCGGCACCCGTCCGGGAAGGTGTGGCGGCTCGGCAAGAAGCGGGTCGCCGAGGGTCTGACCGACACGATCCAGACAGACCTGGCCGGTGTCGAGTCGGGTGTCGGCCGGATTCTCCTCGTCGCGTCGGCGGACGGGGTCACCTTCGACCGCGTACAGGCCCTGCGCATCCTGCTGTACGACGCGCGGACGTCCGACGGCGAGGCGCTGGCGTACTTCGACGTCAAGCCGGAGACGGGCCGGGAGACCGCGCTCATCTGCGGTGAGCTGTACCGGCGCGGGGAGGGGTGGAAGTTCCGGGCGCTCGGCGAGGGCTACTCCAACGGGCTGAAGGGCCTGGCGACCGACTTCGGCATCTCGGTGGACGAGTCGGAGGCCGCCGAGGGGCCCGACGCGGACCGCCCGGCCACGCCGGAGCCGCCCGCGCAGGCCCCCGAGGGCGTCTCGCCCGACGCGCTGACCCAGCCGCAGGCCCCGGTGGCGGCGGCACCGGAGGTGTCCCGCCCGCTGCCGCCCGAGCAGCCGCCCGTGGGCGTGCCCGCGCAGCCCGCGTACGGCTATCCCCCGCAGCAGCCCCCGGCCACGCAGCCCGCCTACGGCTACCCGCACCCGGCGGGCCGCCCCGCCTACGGCTATCCGGAGCCCGCCACGGCCGCCGCCCCGGCCGCGCCCACCGGCTACGGCTTCCCGCCGCCGGCCTCCGGCGCCCCCGACCCGGACTTCCGGCTCCCGCCGCAGGGTCCGCAGTTCCTCGGACGCTAG
- a CDS encoding peroxiredoxin: MTIPVGEQAPDFELKDNHGAPVRLSDFRGQKHVVLLFYPFAFTGVCTGELGEIRDRLKEFAERDAEVLAVSNDSIHTLRVFGEQEDLPFPLLSDFWPHGNVSRAYGVLDEDKGCAVRKTFVIDKEGVVRRTVSSGMADARDPDEYLAALDAL; the protein is encoded by the coding sequence ATGACGATCCCGGTCGGCGAGCAGGCTCCCGACTTCGAACTCAAGGACAACCACGGCGCCCCGGTGCGTCTGTCCGACTTCCGTGGGCAGAAGCACGTGGTGCTGCTCTTCTACCCGTTCGCGTTCACCGGTGTGTGCACCGGCGAGCTGGGCGAGATCCGCGACCGGCTGAAGGAGTTCGCCGAGCGCGACGCCGAGGTGCTCGCCGTCTCCAACGACTCCATCCACACCCTCCGGGTCTTCGGTGAGCAGGAGGATCTTCCCTTCCCGCTGCTCAGCGACTTCTGGCCGCACGGCAACGTCTCCCGCGCCTACGGCGTCCTCGACGAGGACAAGGGATGCGCGGTACGGAAGACCTTCGTGATCGACAAGGAGGGTGTCGTACGCCGGACCGTGAGCAGCGGCATGGCGGACGCCCGTGACCCGGACGAGTACCTCGCGGCGCTCGACGCGCTGTGA
- a CDS encoding MFS transporter, with product MTSQTTIDKAGQGDGPSGAPSEATPGKGLRGHPWFTLFTVAVGVMMVALDGTIVAIANPAIASDLGATLADVQWITNAYFLALAVSLITAGKLGDRFGHRQTFLIGVVGFAAASGAIGLSDSITLVIVFRVLQGLFGALLMPAALGLLRATFPAEKLNMAIGIWGMVIGASTAGGPILGGVLVEHVNWQSVFFINVPVGVLAVALGVWILLDHRAENAPRSFDVPGIALLSGAMFCLVWALIKAPEWGWGDGRTWGFIAASVIGFVAFAVWETRVKEPLIPLALFRSVPLSAGVVLMVLMAIAFMGGLFFVTFYLQNVHGLSPVDAGLHLLPLTGMMIVGSPLAGVMITKVGPRIPLAGGMACTALAMYGISTLEKSTGSLAMSVWFALLGLGLAPVMVGATEVIVGNAPLELSGVAGGLQQSAMQVGGSLGTAVLGAVMASKVDGDLPGNWDKAGLPPLNPEQAAAASQAVQVGVPPVAKGTPEAIAVKITDVAHDTFISGMSLASLVAAGVAAVAVGVALFTKRGENAEAGAGVGHI from the coding sequence ATGACTAGTCAGACCACCATCGACAAGGCGGGGCAGGGGGACGGACCCTCGGGCGCCCCGTCGGAGGCGACGCCGGGCAAGGGGCTGCGCGGGCACCCCTGGTTCACGCTGTTCACCGTTGCCGTGGGGGTCATGATGGTGGCCCTGGACGGCACCATCGTGGCCATCGCCAATCCCGCCATCGCCAGTGACCTCGGCGCCACCCTCGCCGACGTCCAGTGGATCACCAACGCGTACTTCCTCGCCCTCGCGGTGTCCCTGATCACCGCGGGCAAGCTCGGTGACCGCTTCGGGCACCGGCAGACGTTCCTCATCGGTGTCGTCGGCTTCGCCGCCGCCTCCGGCGCCATCGGCCTGTCCGACAGCATCACCCTGGTCATCGTCTTCCGCGTGCTCCAGGGCCTGTTCGGCGCGCTGCTGATGCCGGCCGCGCTCGGCCTGCTGCGGGCCACGTTCCCGGCCGAGAAGCTCAACATGGCCATCGGCATCTGGGGCATGGTCATCGGCGCCTCGACCGCCGGCGGGCCGATCCTCGGCGGTGTCCTCGTCGAGCACGTCAACTGGCAGTCGGTGTTCTTCATCAACGTGCCGGTCGGTGTCCTCGCCGTCGCGCTCGGCGTGTGGATCCTGCTCGACCACCGCGCGGAGAACGCGCCGCGCTCCTTCGACGTGCCGGGCATCGCCCTGCTGTCCGGTGCGATGTTCTGCCTCGTGTGGGCCCTGATCAAGGCGCCCGAGTGGGGCTGGGGCGACGGCAGGACCTGGGGATTCATCGCCGCCTCGGTGATCGGCTTCGTCGCCTTCGCCGTCTGGGAGACCAGGGTGAAGGAGCCGCTGATCCCGCTGGCCCTCTTCCGCTCGGTCCCGCTGTCCGCGGGCGTCGTGCTGATGGTGCTCATGGCCATCGCCTTCATGGGCGGCCTGTTCTTCGTCACCTTCTACCTGCAGAACGTGCACGGGCTGAGCCCGGTCGACGCCGGTCTGCACCTGCTTCCGCTCACCGGCATGATGATCGTCGGCTCCCCGCTCGCGGGCGTGATGATCACCAAGGTCGGTCCGCGGATCCCGCTGGCCGGCGGTATGGCCTGCACCGCGCTCGCCATGTACGGCATCTCCACGCTGGAGAAGAGCACCGGCAGCCTCGCCATGTCCGTCTGGTTCGCCCTGCTCGGCCTCGGCCTCGCCCCCGTCATGGTCGGCGCCACCGAGGTCATCGTGGGCAACGCGCCGCTGGAGCTCTCCGGGGTCGCCGGCGGTCTGCAGCAGTCCGCGATGCAGGTGGGCGGCAGCCTCGGCACGGCCGTGCTGGGTGCCGTGATGGCCTCCAAGGTGGACGGCGACCTGCCGGGCAACTGGGACAAGGCCGGGCTCCCGCCGCTGAACCCGGAGCAGGCCGCTGCGGCCTCCCAGGCGGTGCAGGTCGGTGTGCCGCCGGTGGCCAAGGGCACCCCCGAGGCGATCGCCGTGAAGATCACCGACGTCGCCCACGACACCTTCATCTCCGGCATGAGCCTGGCGTCCCTGGTGGCCGCCGGGGTCGCCGCGGTCGCCGTCGGGGTGGCGCTGTTCACCAAGCGCGGTGAGAACGCGGAGGCGGGCGCGGGCGTCGGCCACATCTGA
- a CDS encoding small hydrophobic protein, translating into MMASFGQGTRRHPRTSGRTWSRSGPDRATLGIIGAICAVAGFFVLGIVLGPVAMVCGWLAMGRSWAGSRSVPALIALVLGAIDTLLALIWLAGAGAMGNGMF; encoded by the coding sequence ATGATGGCGAGCTTCGGACAAGGTACGCGCAGGCACCCCCGCACCAGTGGCCGGACGTGGTCACGGTCCGGGCCGGATCGCGCGACGCTCGGGATCATCGGAGCCATCTGCGCCGTCGCCGGTTTCTTCGTACTGGGCATCGTCCTCGGCCCGGTGGCGATGGTGTGCGGCTGGCTCGCGATGGGCCGCAGCTGGGCGGGCTCCCGCTCGGTGCCGGCACTGATCGCCCTGGTCCTCGGTGCCATCGACACGCTCCTGGCCCTCATCTGGCTGGCCGGGGCGGGCGCCATGGGCAACGGCATGTTCTGA
- a CDS encoding HpcH/HpaI aldolase/citrate lyase family protein, translated as MRHFGHIAPAVRKRLFYREPCSFTADSPARVLSAALGATLYSPATRPRLADDIVKQGARGVVSMVLCLEDSISDADVVAGEENLVRQLTGLAGRPGADPPLLFVRVRVPEQIPDLVRRLGPAVPLLSGFVLPKFTAERGLPFLEALTAAESASGHRLFAMPVLESPELLYRESRVETLEGIFGAVDKYRDRVLALRLGVTDFCSSYGLRRGPDMTAYDIQVVASVISDVVNMLARADGTGFTVTGPVWEYFRVQERMFKPQLRQSPFLEVQATALRETLIEHAMDGLLREIALDRANGLLGKTCIHPSHVLPVHALSVVSHEEYSDAQDILRPDRGGGGVLRSAYTNKMNEVKPHRAWAERTLLRAEVFGVANEDIGFVELLAAGLAE; from the coding sequence ATGCGTCATTTCGGGCACATCGCCCCTGCGGTAAGGAAACGTCTCTTCTACCGGGAGCCCTGCTCCTTCACCGCCGACTCACCGGCGCGGGTGCTGTCCGCCGCGCTCGGCGCCACCCTCTACAGCCCCGCCACCCGGCCCCGGCTCGCCGACGACATCGTCAAGCAGGGCGCCCGCGGCGTGGTCTCCATGGTGCTCTGCCTGGAGGACTCCATCAGCGACGCCGACGTCGTCGCCGGCGAGGAGAACCTGGTCCGCCAGCTCACCGGCCTCGCCGGACGGCCCGGGGCCGACCCGCCGCTGCTGTTCGTCCGGGTCCGGGTCCCCGAGCAGATCCCCGACCTGGTCCGCCGCCTCGGCCCCGCGGTCCCGCTGCTGTCCGGATTCGTGCTGCCGAAGTTCACCGCCGAGCGCGGACTGCCGTTCCTCGAGGCGCTCACCGCCGCCGAGTCCGCGAGCGGCCACCGGCTGTTCGCCATGCCGGTGCTGGAGTCGCCCGAGCTGCTCTACCGCGAGAGCCGCGTGGAGACGCTGGAGGGCATCTTCGGCGCCGTCGACAAGTACCGCGACCGCGTGCTCGCCCTGCGCCTCGGCGTCACCGACTTCTGCTCCTCCTACGGGCTGCGCCGGGGCCCCGACATGACGGCGTACGACATCCAGGTCGTCGCCTCGGTGATCTCCGACGTGGTGAACATGCTGGCCCGGGCCGACGGCACCGGGTTCACCGTGACCGGACCCGTCTGGGAGTACTTCCGGGTCCAGGAGCGCATGTTCAAGCCCCAGCTGCGGCAGAGCCCCTTCCTGGAGGTGCAGGCCACGGCGCTGCGCGAGACGCTGATCGAACACGCCATGGACGGCCTGCTGCGCGAGATCGCCCTCGACCGGGCCAACGGCCTGCTCGGCAAGACCTGCATCCACCCGTCCCACGTCCTGCCCGTGCACGCGCTGTCCGTCGTCAGTCACGAGGAGTACAGCGACGCCCAGGACATCCTGCGGCCGGATCGCGGCGGCGGGGGTGTACTCAGGTCCGCGTACACCAACAAGATGAACGAGGTGAAGCCGCACCGCGCCTGGGCGGAGCGGACCCTGCTGCGCGCCGAGGTGTTCGGCGTCGCCAACGAGGACATCGGCTTCGTGGAACTGCTCGCGGCGGGCCTGGCGGAGTGA
- a CDS encoding DUF475 domain-containing protein, which translates to MVLKTFGWSFAVTALGLVAAVLFGGWTAFGIVAILSILEISLSFDNAVVNAGILKKMNAFWQKIFLTIGILIAVFGMRLVFPVVIVAVSAQLGPIEAVDLALSDKDRYQELVTDAHPSIAAFGGMFLLMIFLDFIFEDRDIKWLAWLERPLAKLGKVDMLSVCIALIVLLISAMTFAANAHQHGGTHVDKAETVLLAGIAGLITYMIVGGLSGYFEDKLEEEEEQEHEEEEKAAREGKPKSAIALAGKAAFFMFLYLEVLDASFSFDGVIGAFAITNDIVLMALGLGIGAMYVRSLTVYLVRQGTLDDYVYLEHGAHYAIGALAMILLVTIQYQINEIITGLVGVVLIGASFWSSVRRNKRIAEAEARADDKTEVASGV; encoded by the coding sequence GTGGTTCTGAAAACCTTCGGCTGGTCGTTCGCGGTCACCGCGCTCGGCCTGGTCGCAGCGGTCCTCTTCGGGGGGTGGACCGCCTTCGGCATCGTGGCGATCCTCTCGATCCTCGAGATTTCGCTGTCCTTCGACAACGCGGTGGTCAACGCCGGAATCCTGAAGAAGATGAATGCCTTCTGGCAGAAGATCTTCCTCACCATCGGCATCCTGATCGCCGTCTTCGGTATGCGACTGGTCTTCCCCGTCGTCATCGTCGCGGTCAGCGCACAGCTCGGTCCGATCGAGGCGGTCGACCTCGCGCTCAGCGACAAGGACCGATACCAGGAGCTCGTCACCGACGCCCACCCGTCGATCGCCGCCTTCGGTGGCATGTTCCTCCTGATGATCTTCCTCGACTTCATCTTCGAGGACCGCGACATCAAGTGGCTGGCCTGGCTGGAGCGGCCGCTGGCCAAGCTCGGCAAGGTCGACATGCTGTCGGTCTGCATCGCGCTGATCGTCCTGCTGATCTCCGCCATGACCTTCGCCGCCAACGCCCACCAGCACGGCGGCACGCACGTGGACAAGGCGGAGACGGTCCTGCTGGCCGGCATCGCCGGTCTGATCACCTACATGATCGTGGGCGGGCTCTCCGGCTACTTCGAGGACAAACTCGAAGAGGAGGAGGAGCAGGAACACGAGGAGGAGGAGAAGGCCGCACGCGAGGGCAAGCCCAAGTCGGCGATCGCCCTGGCCGGCAAGGCCGCGTTCTTCATGTTCCTCTACCTCGAGGTGCTGGACGCGTCCTTCTCCTTCGACGGCGTGATCGGCGCCTTCGCCATCACCAACGACATCGTGCTGATGGCGCTCGGCCTCGGCATCGGCGCCATGTACGTCCGGTCGCTCACGGTCTACCTGGTCCGCCAGGGCACCCTGGACGACTATGTGTACCTGGAGCACGGCGCGCACTACGCGATCGGCGCCCTGGCGATGATCCTGCTCGTCACCATCCAGTACCAGATCAACGAGATCATCACCGGTCTCGTCGGCGTCGTCCTGATCGGCGCCTCCTTCTGGTCCTCCGTGCGCCGCAACAAGCGCATCGCGGAGGCGGAGGCACGGGCGGACGACAAGACAGAGGTCGCGTCCGGGGTGTGA
- a CDS encoding DUF3052 domain-containing protein, which produces MSATADHAEERTNPAGRLGFQPGQVVQEIGYDDDVDQELREAIEGVIESDLVDEDYDDVADAVVLWFRDDDGDLTDALVDATTYIEEGGAILLLTPKTGRDGYVEPSDISEAATTAGLTASKSVSVGKDWSGSRLATPKAAKSKR; this is translated from the coding sequence GTGAGCGCGACCGCGGACCACGCGGAGGAGCGGACGAACCCTGCCGGCAGGCTGGGGTTCCAGCCCGGGCAGGTGGTCCAGGAAATCGGCTACGACGACGACGTCGACCAGGAGCTCCGCGAGGCCATCGAGGGCGTCATCGAGAGCGACCTTGTCGACGAGGACTACGACGACGTGGCTGACGCCGTTGTGCTGTGGTTCCGCGACGACGACGGCGACCTGACGGATGCGCTGGTGGATGCCACCACGTACATCGAAGAGGGCGGCGCGATCCTGCTGCTCACGCCGAAGACCGGCCGGGACGGCTACGTCGAGCCGAGCGACATCTCGGAGGCGGCTACCACGGCCGGCCTGACGGCGTCCAAGAGCGTCAGCGTCGGCAAGGACTGGAGCGGCAGCCGGCTGGCGACCCCGAAGGCGGCCAAGTCGAAGCGGTGA
- a CDS encoding TerD family protein, with translation MGVSLSKGGNVSLSKEAPGLTAVIVGLGWDVRTTTGTDFDLDASALLLNNSGKVGNDANFVFFNNLKSPDGSVEHTGDNLTGEGEGDDEQIKVNLAGVPADIEKIVFPVSIYDAENRQQSFGQVRNAFIRVVNQAGGAEIARYDLSEDASTETAMVFGELYRHGAEWKFRAIGQGYASGLRGIAQDFGVNV, from the coding sequence GTGGGAGTCAGCCTCAGCAAGGGCGGCAACGTATCGCTGAGCAAGGAGGCGCCGGGCCTGACCGCGGTCATCGTCGGACTGGGGTGGGACGTCCGCACCACGACCGGCACCGACTTCGACCTCGACGCCAGTGCCCTGCTGCTGAACAACTCGGGCAAGGTCGGCAACGACGCCAACTTCGTCTTCTTCAACAACCTCAAGAGCCCCGACGGATCCGTCGAGCACACCGGTGACAACCTCACCGGTGAGGGCGAGGGCGACGACGAGCAGATCAAGGTCAACCTGGCCGGTGTCCCGGCGGACATCGAGAAGATCGTCTTCCCGGTCTCCATCTACGACGCCGAGAACCGCCAGCAGTCCTTCGGCCAGGTGCGCAACGCGTTCATCCGCGTCGTCAACCAGGCCGGCGGCGCCGAGATCGCCCGTTACGACCTGTCGGAGGACGCCTCGACCGAGACCGCCATGGTCTTCGGCGAACTGTACCGGCACGGCGCGGAGTGGAAGTTCCGCGCCATCGGCCAGGGGTACGCCTCCGGCCTGCGCGGCATCGCGCAGGACTTCGGTGTGAACGTCTGA
- a CDS encoding TerD family protein codes for MSFLDGLWRGRGNAFDSGNAATNAIELTKRHGHVSLTKQGAANGHLRINLSWRMRTSDFGGPQRESLLRHPFKALKPPEVVGHSQSMVNVDLDLGCLYELQDGTKGVVQPLGGFLGDVNDPPYVKLSGDDRFGSASGETIYVNLDQRENIKRLLVFAYIYDQTPAFDRTHAVVTLYPSNGPRIEISLDERHPQARSCAVVMIENVKNEILVHREVRFVYGFQAELDRLYGWGLQWGRGFKTKADR; via the coding sequence ATGAGTTTCCTGGACGGACTGTGGCGCGGACGCGGGAACGCCTTCGACTCCGGCAACGCGGCCACCAACGCCATCGAGCTGACCAAACGGCACGGCCATGTGTCCTTGACCAAGCAGGGCGCGGCCAACGGCCATCTGCGGATCAACCTCAGCTGGCGGATGCGCACCTCCGACTTCGGCGGCCCGCAGCGCGAGAGCCTGCTGCGCCACCCGTTCAAGGCGCTCAAGCCGCCGGAGGTCGTCGGGCACAGCCAGTCCATGGTCAACGTGGACCTCGACCTCGGCTGCCTGTACGAACTCCAGGACGGCACCAAGGGCGTGGTGCAGCCCCTCGGCGGATTCCTCGGCGACGTCAACGACCCGCCGTACGTGAAGCTGAGCGGTGACGACCGGTTCGGCTCCGCCTCGGGCGAGACGATCTACGTCAACCTGGACCAGCGGGAGAACATCAAGCGCCTGCTGGTCTTCGCCTACATCTACGACCAGACGCCGGCCTTCGACCGCACCCATGCCGTGGTCACGCTCTACCCGAGCAACGGCCCGCGGATCGAGATCTCCCTCGACGAACGCCATCCGCAGGCCCGCTCCTGCGCGGTGGTGATGATCGAAAACGTCAAGAACGAGATCCTCGTGCACCGCGAGGTGCGGTTCGTCTACGGCTTCCAGGCGGAGCTGGACCGGCTCTACGGCTGGGGCCTTCAGTGGGGCAGGGGCTTCAAGACGAAGGCCGACCGGTGA
- a CDS encoding TerD family protein, whose amino-acid sequence MGVTLAKGGNVSLSKAAPDLTQVMVGLGWDARSTTGADFDLDASALMCSGGRVMGDEWFIFYNQLTSPDGSVEHTGDNLTGEGDGDDESLLIDLSKVPAQCDKIVFPVSIHMADERGQTFGQVSNAFIRVVNQADGQELARYDLSEDASTETAMIFGELYRYQGEWKFRAVGQGYASGLRGIALDFGVNVS is encoded by the coding sequence ATGGGCGTCACGCTTGCCAAAGGGGGCAACGTCTCCTTGTCCAAGGCCGCACCCGACCTCACGCAGGTGATGGTCGGGCTCGGCTGGGACGCGCGCTCCACCACGGGAGCCGACTTCGACCTCGACGCCAGCGCGCTGATGTGCAGCGGCGGCCGGGTCATGGGGGACGAGTGGTTCATCTTCTACAACCAGCTCACGAGCCCGGACGGCTCGGTGGAGCACACCGGCGACAACCTCACCGGTGAGGGTGACGGCGACGACGAGTCCCTGCTGATCGACCTGTCCAAGGTGCCGGCGCAGTGCGACAAGATCGTCTTCCCGGTCTCCATCCACATGGCCGACGAGCGTGGCCAGACGTTCGGCCAGGTCAGCAACGCGTTCATCCGCGTGGTGAACCAGGCGGACGGCCAGGAGCTCGCCCGGTACGACCTGAGCGAGGACGCCTCCACCGAGACAGCGATGATCTTCGGTGAGCTCTACCGCTACCAGGGCGAGTGGAAGTTCCGTGCAGTAGGGCAGGGGTACGCGTCAGGCCTGCGCGGCATCGCTCTAGACTTCGGGGTCAACGTTTCGTAA